The genome window TTTTAGAATTGATCAATGCATTGCTTGCCACCCGTTTTCCGGCCGACGCGCCATATTGCACTTCGCCGGCGGCGATGTCTATTTTGTTGTATTTGTCAAGATCTTCGCCCGTGCGGATGATGCCATCGCTCACGTAACCAAAAATTTCCCCCGGCTCCTGCCCTTCCTGCAAGCCGCCCGCCCAGATCACATTGCCTGACCGCGGATCGTAAATGCGCTGCCCGCCCTGGCGGTTATTGGCATTGCCATTGAAAGGCAATTTCAGCACCAGATTCTTGTTATAAGCCGCATTCGCTCCGATCTGCACCGTGAAATCCTGTTTTTGGACCGCCTTGAAAATTCCTTCCAGCTCCACGCCGCGGTTGCGCATGCTCCCGTTATTGGTACGAATGCTCGTCACACCTGCGGATGTCGGCAGCAATACGCTGGCAATTTTGTCCGTAGTCACGCGGTTGTAAACGGCAATGTTGGTTGTAATGCGGTTATTAAAGAATCCCATTTCCACGCCTGCTTCCACCGTATTGCTTTTCTCCCATTTCAGGTTCGGATTGGCTACGCCGGTTTGCAAAAATCCAATGCTCCCATTGTAGGGAATTTGCGAATTATAAGCGCCCTGCAACTCATAAACACCGATTCCGTTGTTGGTACCAATGCCGATGTTGCCATTTTTTCCATAACTCGCACGCAGTTTCAGGAAAGAAAGCCATTGCTGGGTAGAGGCCATAAATTCCTCCTTATGCACAAGCCACCCCGCGGAGAATGCCGGGAAAGTGCCAAATTGATTATCGCCAATCAGCCTCGAATAACCATCACGTCTAACTGTAAACGAAGCCAGATATTTGCCGTCGTAGTCATAATTCAATCTGGCAAAACCCGAGATAATGCGTTCCTGGGTATGGTAGGAATCGATGCTGCGCGTGTTGGCGTCGTTGATCGTCAGGCCGAGATCCTGAAAATCGTCTGTGGGCGCCAGTCTGCCGGCTGCGGAGAAACCACGTGTGGCTTCGTCGTAATATTCAAATCCGGCCATGGCGTCGATGTAGCTTTTGCCAAGGAATGATTTCTTATAGTTCAAAATGGCATTGTAAGTCTGACGGATGGTGCGGTCGAAGCCTGCGGATGAAGCCCTGTCCCTGTTCCAGCCTGTGTTCGGATTCGTCGCGCTCATGATCCCGATCCGGAAGTCGCGGTTGAAGGATTCGGCTTCGGCTTCGTCGTACATTAATATCCCGCCCACGCGCAAAAACAAGTCATTCCTGAAATCAACTTTAAATGCTTGCCCGAGCGTGAATTTGTCGGACTGGTTTCTTCTTTTGTACTTGTCCAGGTTCAGGCTGGGATTGCCGTCGTTGGCATCGCGGCCGAGGATCAGCTCTCCGTTAGCATTCGTCCCGCGCATCGTAGGCGGCGCGGAAAGCATTCTGCCCCAGTAGTTTGCCTCGCCGTTTTGCAGCGACTGGTCCCGCCAGTTAGCACGTGCAAATGCCAGACTACTCTCTGATTTCAGCCAGCTTTTGATCTTGTAATCACCATTCAATGTAAAGGTTAACCGGCGATAGAATGTGCCAAGCGACAGTCCGTCTTCATTGTAATAGCCCAGATTAGCATAGTAACCGCCTTTTTCATTTCCGCCATTCATCCCAATGTTATAATCCTGAGAAATAGCGGGCGATTTGAATGCATAATCTCCGTAATTGAAGCCTTTGTAGATCAGATCCGCATTCGTCCCGTTGGGATCGTAAGCGCCTGCTTCATTGGTTTTAATAGGATCTTTCATCGTTTTCCAGCCGTCGTTAGCACTCAGCAATTCGCGGTTCTGGTCGGTGAGACGCATCGTGCTCCATATCGCGCGGGAATCGTAGTTTCCGTCCAGAATGTTGCCGTTTGCATCTTTATATAAGTTGCCTGTGCCGCGCGGACCAACGCCGCTTAGCAGCGATGAAGTGGTAACGCCGTTCTTAATGGCTTCCACCACGCCCATCCGCGTCCATTTGATGTAATCTTCCGCGTTGAGATAGTCGTAAGGCACATTCAGGAAGTTGATCCCGGTTTTGGATTTAAATGTAATAGAAGAAGAACCGGCCTTCCCTCTTTTGGAAGTGATCAGCACCACACCGTTGCTGGCGCGCGCTCCGTAAATAGCTGTGGCAGAAGCATCTTTTAACACTTCCATGCTCTCAATGTCATCCGGGTTAATGTCGCTCAGCGAGCCGCGCACCTGTCCATCCACTACGATAAGCGGACTTCCGCTGCCGTCGAAATTGGTCCCGCCGCGCAACGTGATGGTTGCTACTGAGCCGGGGCGGCCCGTTGCCGTCGATACGCGCACACCGGCAATGGTCCCGGCAAGCGCCTGGGCCGGATTGGACCGCATACCCGTTTCCAAAACCTTGGCGTCCAGCTTGGCAATGGACGAAGTGATCTTGGTCCGACTGGCTGATCCATAACCGGTTACCACGACTTCATTCAACGAGGAAACATCCGGTTTAAGGACTATATCCAGCGTCGCAGCCGCGCCCGCAGGCACTTCCTGGATCACGTAACCCACCATTCTGAACTGCACCACATCGCCGCCGCTCACCTGGATCGAATAATCGCCGTCCACCGAAGTTTCTGTGGCAACGCTTTTTCCTTTGAGCAAAACCGTGACGTTCGGAAGCGGTTGCTTGTCGTCCTCGGAAATCACCTTGCCGGTGAGTAACCTCCCCGACTGCGCTTGCAGAGCCATTGCCAGGCAAACCCCGGCAAGGCTCAAAAGCACTTTCAGGCGCGTAATGTTGAATTTCATAAAAAGGTTAAGTTTTAGGATTTGTATTATGTATGACATAATAAAGGTAAAGGGTTAACGGTGTTGATTCCAAGCATCTTGTGAAAATTATTTTTTATGATGGTAAATTGATAATAAAAAAATCCACTTGCGGATTGGAAGAAAACCCGCACATTTGTCATACATAATACGCCTTACGCTTCAAATGGACGACATTTTTCACAACATCAAGAGCATTGACACCAGCTCGCTGGTAGACAAAGTTGAGAGTAACCTGATTGCTTTATTTATTGAAAAGAATTTCAAAGTGGGCGACTCCATCCCCAAAGAATTGGAATTGGCGCAGTCGCTTGGGGTAAGCCGGACGGTGGTGCGGGAGGCCATGCTGCGCTTGCGGCTGATGGGATTGGTGGAATCCAAAAAGCACCGCGGCGCTGTGATCACCAGCCCCGACCTGGTTTCAATTTTGGAAAAAAGCATGAACCCGAAGATCCTGGATGGCAATACATTGAAAGAGATCTTTGAAATGCGCCTGTCGCTGGAAATCGGGATGGCCGACTTTATTATGGAGCGCGTTACGCCCGATGATATCGTTGCTTTGAAAGTTCTCGTGGAAACCGAGCCCTCATCCTCGGACCGGATGCTTTTCCAGATCGAGCATGAGATCGCATTTCATGGAAAACTCTATGAGATCACGCGCAATGAGACCATGAAAAAATTCCAGCGGTTGCTTTTACCCGTGTTCGATTATGTGCACAAAAGCGGTTTGCTGCGCAAATATTCATCGAATGCAAATTTCGTCTCGCACAAAGGACTGGTGGAAATTATTGAAAACGGGAATTCCGAGCAGTTGCGCAATGCCATGCGGAGCCATTTGGAAAATCATTTTGCACGGCTTTTTATGAAGTAAGGCTCATTAACAATACGAACATGGCTGATCATTTGATCCAACATTAGGTTAATCACCATTATACCTGTAATTTTACAACTGCAAAAATAAAAATGCGGCGTTTTAATGACGCCAGCATCTATTTTGGTTTTTGAAGTCAAGTTTAAATTACATTCACAGTGGAGGTTTTTGACCAATTCATCGACCTGTTTGTTCACCTGGACAAGCATCTCGGACAAATCATTCAGGACTACGGGGCATGGGCCTATGTCATTCTTTTTATGATTATTTTTATTGAAACCGGTGTTGTTTTCATGCCTTTTTTGCCGGGTGACTCATTGCTTTTTGCAGCTGGCATGATGGCGGCCAAGTATCCGGAATCCCTGAATATATGGCTGGTTGTGATTTTGCTCCTGATAGCAGCAATACTGGGAGACACCTGCAATTATCTGTTTGGCAGATATTTTGGACATAAAGTATTGGGAATCAAAGTCATGGGAACCGCGCTGATCAAACCCGAGCATCTTGCGCGGACGCAGGGATTTTATGAGAAATACGGTCCTTCAACGATCATTATTGCCCGGTTTGTGCCGATAGTCAGGACGCTGGCCCCGTTTGTAGCGGGTATTGCAACAATGAATTATAGTGTGTTTTTCAAATTCAACATTATCGGAGCCATCCTATGGGTAGTTAGTCTGACGATTGGTGGCTACTTTCTTGGAAACATCCCGATGGTGAGAGACAATTTTGAAAAAGTGGTTTTAGCCATCATTGCATTATCGGTGTTGCCGATCGTATGGCAGTTCGTTAAGGCAAAATTCGTTTCCTCCGAGGTGCCAAAAGCGTCTGAATCTATTTAACAGGATGTATTCAAGCAATCAGGCGCTGGCAAGCTCAAAGTAAAAACTGCTGCCCATCCCGATTTCGCTTGTTACGCCAATGCTGCCGCCCTGCGCCTCGATGAACTCTTTACTGATCGCCAGCCCGAGGCCGGTGCCGGTTTTTGAGCTGCCGGGAACTTGGAAATAGCGGTCGAAAATTTTGGTCCGGTAACGGCTGTCGATGCCTTTACCCTCATCCCGAACCAGGAATTTGACGCCTTGCTGTGTGGGTGTGAGTTGAATGTGAATTTTGCTGTCTTCCTGTGAATAACGGACTGCGTTAGTCAAGAAATTGATCAGTACCCAGGCCGTTTTTTCCATATCCGCCTTTACGTCGGCGAGCTGATTTTCTGCCTGCACCACGAGCTCGATGCGTTTTTGCTCAATCGGTGTTTTTACAGCATCCACGGCGTATTTCAGGATTGCATACGGGCTGCTCGACTGAATGTTCAACTGAATATTCCCCGTTTCAACCTGCGACATATTCAGCAGCTCGCCGGTGATTTTCAGCAGCCGGTCGCTGTCTTCTTTAATGCTGGACATCAATTGTTTTTGCTCCTCGTTCAGATCCCCGGTATGCTGGCTTTCCAGCAGTTGCAGGCTCATTTTGATGGAAGCGATGGGTGTTTTCAGTTCGTGGGAAACGGTGGCGATGAAATTGGTTTTGGCAAAATCAAGCTCTTTGAAAGGCGTAATGTTCTTCAATAGGATCACCTGACCGATGAATTTTTTCAGTCGCTCACCCGTCGGAACAATCGTGATATCGACGATTTCTTTTTCAAAATAGCTTTCTTTGTTGTCTGCATAAATTTTCAGCGACGGCACTGCGGCGTTCGCGCTATTGGCATGCAGCCCTTCTTTTTCCTCGATCAACGCACGGATCAGATCATTCTGCTCTGCCAGCTCAATGGCCGATTTTCCCAATAAATCACTCACGGCAATGCCGGTAATCTTGACGGCTTCTTCATTGGCAAACAGCACTTTTTTGTTTTCATCCAGACCGATAACCGGCTCGTGCATATTGTTGATAAGGGCTTCAATGCGCTTCTTTTCCACCAGGATCTGCGAAAGATTGCTGTTATCATATTCTTCGAGTTTCTCGGCCATCGTATTAAATGAACTCGCCAGCTCTCCAAACTCATCCTTACCCGAAAAATGCAGCCGCTCGGCATAATTCTTCTCTGCAATAGCGCGGATACTTTCCGTCAGCTCGCGGATCGGGTTGCCAACATTACCCGGCAAATTGACCAGCAGCGTCAAAGCGATCAGAAAGCAAACGGTTCCCGTCAGCGCGATCCAGATAAACGCCGAATGCACCGTATCCAGCGCCTTGTCACTCTTCGCCCGTATCGCTTCCATGTTAATGCGCGTCAGCTCAGCCAGATCATTTCTGATCAAGACCGGCATTTGTGGGTTATTCAAATCTTTTTTCAGAGAATCATAATGACCCGCAATTTTATTGGTCACCTCCCCTTCTCCCCGCTCGGTCACATTTGACCGCTGTTCTTTCAGGTTTTGCTCAAATCTGGCTCCTGCTTCGGGGCCCTGGTGGATCTGATCGAGGGCCAGGAACATGCTGCGACTGTAATCCAGCGTCTTATAGTTGTCCTGCAAGATGTTTTCAGTGTCTTCTTTGAGCGTATAAATGTAGCCCGCGGCAATCACGGACAATGCCAGGATCATCAGAAACAGCACGCCCAGTCCGAGTCGCAGTTTGGTTTTTATTTTCATAGAAAAAGGCGAAGTGGTTACGCTAAGACAAGATAACCAGGTCGATATCAGAAGATGAAAGTTTTTTCAAAAGATTATTAAAAACGTTGGTTGCCAGGATCACCCGCAGCAGGTTTATATGCGGCTTACCCAGACAAATCGTAGTGATTTCACGCTGCTCGGCCACCTGTATAATCGCCTCAGACACATTGGTATCCTGGACCCGTATGATCTCTGCGCCCATTTCGGTGGCCAGTTTGAAATTATTGATCAAATGCCGCTGCTTGTCCAATGCAATCTTGTCCTGGCTTTCGTTCGGGGTCTGCACGTAAAGGACAAACCATTTGCTGTTATAATAGCTGGCCAGCCGCGCCGTTTTGCGGATCACATGCCGGGCCGTGCTTTCGTTGCTGCTGATACAGGCCAGAAATTTCTCCCTTTTCGAGGCAACCAGCTTGGGAATTTCCGTTTCCACCTTACGCTCCACCTGGCTCGCCACTTCTTTCAATGCAAGCTCGCGGAGTTGCAGGATATGGTCGGGTTTGAAAAAGTTATTAAGTGCTGTCTGGATTTTTTCAGGCTTGTAAATTTTACCCTCTTTCAGTCGCGTAATGAGCTCGTCGGCAGTTAAATCAATGTTGACAACCTCGTCCGCTGCGCCCAGCACGCTGTCCGGAATGCGCTCTTTCACCTCCACGCCCGTAATGCCTTTTACTTCTTCATTCAACGATTCAATGTGCTGAATGTTCACTGCGCTGATGACATTGATGCCTGCTTCGAGGATTTCGAGCACGTCCTGCCAGCGCTTGTCATTCTTGCTGCCTTCAATGTTGGTATGCGCCAGCTCGTCCACCACCACAACCTCCGGCCTGAGGCTAATCACGGCTTGCACATCGAGCTCGTCGAGTTCTTTTCCTTTGTAAAAAAGTTTGCGGCGCGGGATCACCGGCAGTCCGTCGAGCAGATCGTGCGTTTCTTTCCGGTTATGCGTTTCAATGTAGCCGATTTTGACATCGATGCCATTGCGCAGCAGGGCGTGCGCTTCCTGCAACATCCTGAATGTCTTGCCAACACCAGCACTCATGCCAATGTAAATCTTGAATTTTCCACGCCTCGATTTTTTGATCAGATCCAGAAAATGCTGCGCGCTGGGGTTGGTTTCGGACATTGGGTTTAGGTGTAGGGTTGATTTTGTTTTGAAATTGAATATTCAGTGAATGATGCCAGTGTTATTGTCAGCCTGAGCGGACCGGTCCGCCGGGCAGTCGAAGGCGCGCTACTTCTTGGTAACGTGCCTTCGACTCCGCTCAGGCTGACAACTGTCCTTATGAGAGACAATATCAATAAATATGTTATCTAACTGACTTGACTAAATATTAAAAAGCAACTGAAATCGAAGTAGTCAGAAAAAAATTATCCTTCCTGGACATTGCTTCCGCGCCTGCCTGATTTCTTTCAAGGAATATCCGGTCTTTGCTGCTCAGGTTTCTGGCTTCCATGCGCCAGAGCACGCCCGGGAAAACGGCATAGTCAATGTTGGCGGACAGGCCGAAAGTTTTGAAACCATTCTCCGTGCCCGTCGCAATGATAACGCCGTTTTGATCCTGAAAATATTCACCCCTCGCTGCAATGTTAACCTTTGAAGATGGTGAATAGCGTACGATTAATGTGGGCACCACCCAGTTGTTGTATTCGCTGCTTCCCTTTGCTTTTTGCTCCGTTCCGTAGTCCAAACCGGCCGTGATCCCGAACTTTTCGGCAAGCTGAAAAACACCATAAAAGTTGTGATAATAACGCATGAGCCTGGCACTATCCGGCTTGTCTGATCCTATGAATGTGCTGTAATTCAATGTGACATTAGCGGCCGGCTTGTAGGTAACCTGCGTCCCGAAGGCGGGCGTAGTGTTTCCATCCACGCGCTGCATGCGTTGCCAACCATTGAGATACATGGCGGACACATAAAGCTTTTCATCTTTTGTTGTAAAACCCAGCTTCAAGCCCGACTCAAAGTAAGGCGTATTTTCAGCCACCAAACTCCTGGTCATCGCCCAGTTATCCTTGCCGACAGCACTCTCGAAACCAATGTGCGACGGCATAATCCCGGCATCCAGCCATAGGTTCGCATTTTTTGAAATTTTCAGCCCAATGTTGGCTTCAAAGACATTTTTGAGCACGCCCGGCTCGGCCGCATAGTTCGCATTCACGTAGGTTCCGGCTGCCAGGGCCAGGTTACCTCTCACGCGGTCGGTTGTGTAGTTTGCTTTGATAAAGCCGAGGTTCAGATTCACTTCGCCAATGCGGTTGAAATTGTAAAGAAAGCCCGGAGCCGTGTTGTTGAGCGGCCTGTTGAAATCGTAATTGTAATAAGCCTCTGCATATCCGCTGATTGTCACAGGGTTCGAAGTTTTCGTGGAATCCTGTGCCATAGACGGTTTTAAAATCACTAAACCGAATGCAGCTAATAATAAACTTTTCATTGAAAATGTACTGTAAATGAATGTAGCGGCGCTGTTGAAAACCTCGCTCCCCGCGTCGCTGCCGGTAAGGATCAGGGCATGTTTTTATAATTTTTCCAAAGCTATATTCAGGCTCAGCACATTCACTTTTTCTGGTCCGAACATGCCTAATAATGGTTTTTCCGTATGCTCGCTGACAAGCTGTGCAACTCTTTGTTCGGAAACTTTCCGCGCAGCAGCCACCCTTTTTACCTGGATCAACGCAGCCTTAGGCGAAATATCCGGATCAAGTCCGGAGCCGCTCGCAGTCACCAGCTCGACGGGAATATCTTTCTTGTCAACGCCCGGATTATGCATCAAAAATGTATCGATCCTGGCCTGCACCACAGCCAGATATTCCGGATTGGAAGGTCCCTTATTGCTCCCGCCGCTTCCAGCCGCATTATACTCCACAGCGGAAGGGCGACTATTGAAAAACCGGTCTGCTGTAAATTTCTGACCAATGTTGGCATAGTAACGTTTACCATCAGCACTAACCGTCTCACCCCGACCACCGTCGGGCGTCATTTGCGCAATTGCCCAAACCACAGCCGGGTAAACCACACAGAAAAACAGCAGCGTTACAATCGTTAATCTGATTGCGGGAAATATGTTCGTTTTCATTTGCTTAAATTTTTAACTTTAAAAAAAATTGGAATCTATGGAAGCATTGCTGCGCGTTCGATCCTCTGAATTCACGGACGAACTGATTGACAAAATCAGAACATTATTAAGTGGTTCTCAAGACTCTGAAATCACGATCAGCATTACGGAGAAGCCTTCATCAGGCACACTTCGCCTTGAAACCCGGGAAGAGTATTTCTCACGGCTGGATAAGTCACTTGAAAATTTCGAGAAGGGCAATGTCATCACCTTTAACGGAGATGCGTTTGACCAGTTTGCGAAACATCTGGGAAATTCGTGAGCCGGATTATCTTTGATATTAACGTCATTGAAGACCTGACCCAATGGTCTAAAAGCGAACCCCGACTTGTAAAAAAAGTCTTCGAACTCATCACCGACATTCAAAAGCACCCCTTCGACGGAATCGGAAAACCCGAGGGTCTTAAACATCAGTATAAGGGATGCTGGAGCAGGCGCATTACGGATGAACATCGGCTGATCTATAAGGTCCTTTCCGACGGTGACATTTTTGTGTTGAGTGTTTATGGTCATTACGATCAATAATTTAAATCCAGATACTTACTACCAGGTCAATGACCTTTATCCCTGCAAATGGCACCAATATGCCTCCCAGGCCGTAGATGAAGAGGTTTCTTCTTAGCAGGGCGCTGGCGCCTATGGGTTTGTAGGCCACGCCTTTTAGTGCCAGCGGGATGAGGAACGGGATGATGACGGCGTTGAAGATCACGGCGGACAGGATGGCGCTTTCGGGACTGTTGAGGCGCATGATATTCAGGCCTTGCAAGGCTGGTATGCTGGCGATGAAAAGGGCTGGAATGATGGCGAAATATTTAGCGACGTCATTCGCAATCGAGAATGTGGTCAGCGTTCCGCGGGTCATTAACAGCTGCTTTCCAATTTCGACGATTTCGATCAGTTTCGTCGGATCATTGTCCAGATCCACCATGTTACCGGCTTCCTTAGCTGCCTGCGTGCC of Dyadobacter chenhuakuii contains these proteins:
- a CDS encoding K(+)-transporting ATPase subunit C; this encodes MKTNIFPAIRLTIVTLLFFCVVYPAVVWAIAQMTPDGGRGETVSADGKRYYANIGQKFTADRFFNSRPSAVEYNAAGSGGSNKGPSNPEYLAVVQARIDTFLMHNPGVDKKDIPVELVTASGSGLDPDISPKAALIQVKRVAAARKVSEQRVAQLVSEHTEKPLLGMFGPEKVNVLSLNIALEKL
- a CDS encoding VTT domain-containing protein; this translates as MEVFDQFIDLFVHLDKHLGQIIQDYGAWAYVILFMIIFIETGVVFMPFLPGDSLLFAAGMMAAKYPESLNIWLVVILLLIAAILGDTCNYLFGRYFGHKVLGIKVMGTALIKPEHLARTQGFYEKYGPSTIIIARFVPIVRTLAPFVAGIATMNYSVFFKFNIIGAILWVVSLTIGGYFLGNIPMVRDNFEKVVLAIIALSVLPIVWQFVKAKFVSSEVPKASESI
- a CDS encoding universal stress protein is translated as MSETNPSAQHFLDLIKKSRRGKFKIYIGMSAGVGKTFRMLQEAHALLRNGIDVKIGYIETHNRKETHDLLDGLPVIPRRKLFYKGKELDELDVQAVISLRPEVVVVDELAHTNIEGSKNDKRWQDVLEILEAGINVISAVNIQHIESLNEEVKGITGVEVKERIPDSVLGAADEVVNIDLTADELITRLKEGKIYKPEKIQTALNNFFKPDHILQLRELALKEVASQVERKVETEIPKLVASKREKFLACISSNESTARHVIRKTARLASYYNSKWFVLYVQTPNESQDKIALDKQRHLINNFKLATEMGAEIIRVQDTNVSEAIIQVAEQREITTICLGKPHINLLRVILATNVFNNLLKKLSSSDIDLVILS
- a CDS encoding Txe/YoeB family addiction module toxin — its product is MSRIIFDINVIEDLTQWSKSEPRLVKKVFELITDIQKHPFDGIGKPEGLKHQYKGCWSRRITDEHRLIYKVLSDGDIFVLSVYGHYDQ
- a CDS encoding porin, translating into MAQDSTKTSNPVTISGYAEAYYNYDFNRPLNNTAPGFLYNFNRIGEVNLNLGFIKANYTTDRVRGNLALAAGTYVNANYAAEPGVLKNVFEANIGLKISKNANLWLDAGIMPSHIGFESAVGKDNWAMTRSLVAENTPYFESGLKLGFTTKDEKLYVSAMYLNGWQRMQRVDGNTTPAFGTQVTYKPAANVTLNYSTFIGSDKPDSARLMRYYHNFYGVFQLAEKFGITAGLDYGTEQKAKGSSEYNNWVVPTLIVRYSPSSKVNIAARGEYFQDQNGVIIATGTENGFKTFGLSANIDYAVFPGVLWRMEARNLSSKDRIFLERNQAGAEAMSRKDNFFLTTSISVAF
- a CDS encoding HAMP domain-containing sensor histidine kinase, giving the protein MKIKTKLRLGLGVLFLMILALSVIAAGYIYTLKEDTENILQDNYKTLDYSRSMFLALDQIHQGPEAGARFEQNLKEQRSNVTERGEGEVTNKIAGHYDSLKKDLNNPQMPVLIRNDLAELTRINMEAIRAKSDKALDTVHSAFIWIALTGTVCFLIALTLLVNLPGNVGNPIRELTESIRAIAEKNYAERLHFSGKDEFGELASSFNTMAEKLEEYDNSNLSQILVEKKRIEALINNMHEPVIGLDENKKVLFANEEAVKITGIAVSDLLGKSAIELAEQNDLIRALIEEKEGLHANSANAAVPSLKIYADNKESYFEKEIVDITIVPTGERLKKFIGQVILLKNITPFKELDFAKTNFIATVSHELKTPIASIKMSLQLLESQHTGDLNEEQKQLMSSIKEDSDRLLKITGELLNMSQVETGNIQLNIQSSSPYAILKYAVDAVKTPIEQKRIELVVQAENQLADVKADMEKTAWVLINFLTNAVRYSQEDSKIHIQLTPTQQGVKFLVRDEGKGIDSRYRTKIFDRYFQVPGSSKTGTGLGLAISKEFIEAQGGSIGVTSEIGMGSSFYFELASA
- a CDS encoding FadR/GntR family transcriptional regulator, which translates into the protein MSYIIRLTLQMDDIFHNIKSIDTSSLVDKVESNLIALFIEKNFKVGDSIPKELELAQSLGVSRTVVREAMLRLRLMGLVESKKHRGAVITSPDLVSILEKSMNPKILDGNTLKEIFEMRLSLEIGMADFIMERVTPDDIVALKVLVETEPSSSDRMLFQIEHEIAFHGKLYEITRNETMKKFQRLLLPVFDYVHKSGLLRKYSSNANFVSHKGLVEIIENGNSEQLRNAMRSHLENHFARLFMK
- a CDS encoding SusC/RagA family TonB-linked outer membrane protein codes for the protein MKFNITRLKVLLSLAGVCLAMALQAQSGRLLTGKVISEDDKQPLPNVTVLLKGKSVATETSVDGDYSIQVSGGDVVQFRMVGYVIQEVPAGAAATLDIVLKPDVSSLNEVVVTGYGSASRTKITSSIAKLDAKVLETGMRSNPAQALAGTIAGVRVSTATGRPGSVATITLRGGTNFDGSGSPLIVVDGQVRGSLSDINPDDIESMEVLKDASATAIYGARASNGVVLITSKRGKAGSSSITFKSKTGINFLNVPYDYLNAEDYIKWTRMGVVEAIKNGVTTSSLLSGVGPRGTGNLYKDANGNILDGNYDSRAIWSTMRLTDQNRELLSANDGWKTMKDPIKTNEAGAYDPNGTNADLIYKGFNYGDYAFKSPAISQDYNIGMNGGNEKGGYYANLGYYNEDGLSLGTFYRRLTFTLNGDYKIKSWLKSESSLAFARANWRDQSLQNGEANYWGRMLSAPPTMRGTNANGELILGRDANDGNPSLNLDKYKRRNQSDKFTLGQAFKVDFRNDLFLRVGGILMYDEAEAESFNRDFRIGIMSATNPNTGWNRDRASSAGFDRTIRQTYNAILNYKKSFLGKSYIDAMAGFEYYDEATRGFSAAGRLAPTDDFQDLGLTINDANTRSIDSYHTQERIISGFARLNYDYDGKYLASFTVRRDGYSRLIGDNQFGTFPAFSAGWLVHKEEFMASTQQWLSFLKLRASYGKNGNIGIGTNNGIGVYELQGAYNSQIPYNGSIGFLQTGVANPNLKWEKSNTVEAGVEMGFFNNRITTNIAVYNRVTTDKIASVLLPTSAGVTSIRTNNGSMRNRGVELEGIFKAVQKQDFTVQIGANAAYNKNLVLKLPFNGNANNRQGGQRIYDPRSGNVIWAGGLQEGQEPGEIFGYVSDGIIRTGEDLDKYNKIDIAAGEVQYGASAGKRVASNALINSKNLNRATYISTQLGDMMWKDLDQNDTIDTRDMVSLGRTIPRWTGGFNTTIRWKNLSLFARMDFALGHKQMDFQQMWSLGSFQGEFNATEMVKETWTPDNPDAKYPRYTWADQLNSKNFDRPSSMFWVNSSYLAFREVSLSYTVPSSLLQRAKIAGLTFTATGQNLGYVTNKMLSLPERTGSQNSAYTIPTTLILGANFTF